The following are encoded in a window of Desulforegulaceae bacterium genomic DNA:
- a CDS encoding ThiF family adenylyltransferase, with product MEEQEYIKGMLNRTSLFIDDFSMNKIRNTTFAISGLGGVGAITAELFARWGVKKFRLLDMDKYEVTNLNRQLFATSKTLGKYKVDITAERIKEINPYAEIEIKITDRVTNSNIDKFSEGADIMIQSADYPSCKLFYLAAQKRKIPLVNGYANISGGRVQSFDYRYSECESFLEKIWRKFKYKNVKPITEMTEDELIEFDNKFVHQTSGSLNFVTNMVGCLIVSEAIKLIIGKGKAVKYPKYLNFELYDNKMQIKNSTSFLNKDIYRKIFEYIKSKASL from the coding sequence TTGGAAGAACAGGAATATATCAAAGGAATGCTGAATCGGACATCGTTATTTATAGATGATTTTTCAATGAATAAAATTCGAAATACAACTTTTGCAATTTCTGGTCTTGGCGGTGTTGGTGCAATAACAGCTGAACTTTTTGCCAGATGGGGAGTTAAAAAATTCAGGCTTCTTGATATGGATAAATATGAAGTAACAAACCTGAACAGGCAGTTATTTGCAACATCAAAAACACTTGGAAAATATAAAGTTGATATTACAGCAGAAAGAATAAAAGAAATTAACCCTTATGCTGAAATAGAAATAAAAATTACTGATAGAGTTACAAATTCAAATATCGACAAGTTTTCAGAAGGTGCAGATATTATGATACAAAGTGCAGACTATCCTTCATGTAAACTTTTTTATCTTGCAGCTCAAAAAAGAAAAATTCCTTTAGTCAATGGATATGCAAATATTAGTGGGGGAAGGGTTCAATCCTTTGATTATAGATATTCTGAATGTGAAAGCTTTTTAGAAAAAATCTGGAGAAAGTTTAAGTATAAAAATGTTAAACCTATTACAGAAATGACTGAAGATGAACTCATTGAGTTTGATAATAAATTTGTTCACCAAACCTCTGGATCACTAAACTTTGTAACAAATATGGTTGGTTGCTTAATTGTAAGTGAAGCAATAAAGCTTATAATTGGAAAAGGAAAAGCTGTTAAATATCCAAAATATTTAAATTTTGAACTTTATGACAATAAAATGCAAATAAAAAACTCCACTTCATTTCTCAACAAGGATATTTATAGAAAAATTTTTGAATATATTAAATCTAAGGCTTCATTATGA
- a CDS encoding glycosyltransferase, exosortase A system-associated yields MKILHILDHSLPLHSGYTFRSQNIFLAQQKNGFAPIVLTSPKHEENLEDPIKTRQEIIDGIKYYRTGFAKPRIPFFYELFLMGRLYKRIKEIIKIEKPDIIQAHSPVLNGFPAYFAAKKFNLPFVSEIRAFWEDAAVDHGTYTENSFKYKITRNLETFLCKKASHIAVLCEGIKQDLVNRGIDKNKITPVFNGIDPAHLKPAVSDSGLKKEWNLSNKKIIGFVGSFYRYEGLDLLVKAFASISKTQSDAFLLLVGGGEMKKELEELVNQLGINEKVLMPGRIDHSKIAEVYSIINILCYPRYSMRLTELVTPLKPLEAMAMKKALVASDVGGHKELIINGKNGLLFKAGNLPDLKKKLSDLLDSETKINQLQEFGLKWVNSNHKWSKTTFVYKDIYNKSKKGL; encoded by the coding sequence ATGAAAATCCTTCACATTCTTGATCATAGTCTTCCTTTACACAGTGGCTATACATTCAGAAGTCAGAATATATTTCTCGCTCAGCAAAAAAACGGATTTGCTCCAATTGTTTTGACTTCTCCAAAACATGAAGAAAATCTGGAAGATCCAATAAAAACAAGACAAGAAATAATTGACGGTATAAAATACTATAGAACAGGTTTTGCAAAACCCAGAATTCCTTTTTTTTATGAACTTTTTTTGATGGGCCGGCTTTATAAGCGAATTAAAGAAATTATAAAAATTGAAAAACCAGATATTATTCAAGCACATTCCCCTGTTTTAAATGGATTTCCCGCATATTTTGCAGCAAAGAAATTTAACCTTCCTTTTGTATCTGAAATCAGAGCTTTCTGGGAAGATGCAGCTGTGGATCATGGCACATATACAGAAAATTCCTTTAAATATAAGATCACTAGAAACCTTGAAACATTTTTGTGCAAAAAAGCATCTCATATAGCAGTTCTTTGTGAAGGAATAAAGCAGGACTTAGTTAATAGAGGCATTGATAAAAATAAAATAACCCCGGTTTTTAACGGCATTGATCCAGCACATTTAAAACCTGCTGTTTCGGATTCCGGGTTAAAAAAAGAATGGAATCTTTCAAATAAAAAAATAATTGGATTTGTAGGTTCTTTTTATAGGTATGAAGGACTTGATTTGCTTGTAAAGGCTTTTGCATCAATATCTAAAACTCAATCCGATGCATTTCTTCTTTTAGTAGGTGGAGGTGAAATGAAAAAAGAGCTTGAAGAGCTTGTTAATCAATTGGGAATTAATGAAAAAGTCTTAATGCCGGGCAGAATAGATCATTCAAAAATTGCAGAAGTATATTCAATTATAAATATTCTTTGTTATCCAAGATATTCCATGAGGCTTACAGAGCTTGTTACTCCCTTGAAACCTCTTGAAGCAATGGCTATGAAAAAAGCTCTTGTTGCAAGTGATGTGGGAGGACACAAAGAGTTGATTATTAACGGAAAAAACGGTCTCCTTTTTAAGGCTGGAAATTTGCCTGATTTAAAAAAGAAGCTGTCAGATTTATTGGACAGTGAAACTAAAATTAACCAATTGCAGGAGTTTGGTTTGAAATGGGTAAATTCTAATCATAAATGGTCAAAAACTACTTTTGTTTATAAAGACATCTATAATAAATCAAAAAAAGGGCTGTAA